The following is a genomic window from Sulfoacidibacillus ferrooxidans.
GAGCGAGGGTTGAATCGACACCGACTTGCAAAAAACAAGGCCATGAGGGTGCTTCTCTCATGGCCTTGTTGCGATCAACGATGGTCTGCTTCTACTAGTTCCATTTCTTTGGCTAGTAATTGTTCGACGACGAGTTCGGGTTCGATGTGATACCTATCGGCTAAAGCCAAGATCGAATCCATGGCGCGTATCGACAACAAGAGCTGGACAGGTTCGACCAGCGTATAGATGCCTAAACGTTGTGCGAGCAGATAATCGTGTTGACCGACAGCTACTTTGCTACTGATGATATATACGGTGAACGTTTGATGGCTAACAATAAACTCTAACGATAACCCCACCCGAAAATGAGCGAGCAAGCTCACTAGCATTCTCGATGAGTGACCCACATAGTCCGTGCGAAACCGTGTAAAGTGATACACCCCTTGCGTGGTATGAACTGTCACGGTGCACGCTTCGCCTTGAGTCACCACTTCAATCACTTCTGCTTCTTCTTCAATCCCTCTTGCATACGCCAACTCGTCATCTGACGTGGGATACAAACTATACACATGTTGAATCCGGTCTACATAGTCTATGCGAATGGTTTCGTCCATATTGTTTTCATCCTTCCTTTCTATGTACATATCATAGATCCCTGTCAAGTCGATGACTCATACATTTTCACTCCACTTTTTTTATTCGTTTTTTTTTATGCAAAAAAAGTGGAGTGAAAATGGAGGGTTTTTGTGCTTGACAATACACTACGCTTGTTATCAGGAAGGGAGATTTGATGCCCATCGATGCTCTTCACGCAAAAAAGTGAAGAGCAAGTAGAGAGTTTTTGGGATTGACTTTCTTCTACGATGAAACAGAAAGGAGGTAATCATGGGTGAATCCTAGTCAATTTCAACAGCAGTTGCAACAATCCTTAGCCATCCACCCGTTCAATCCGCAAACTTTAGTGGATCAAGCCACCAGTGGATTCATTCATCTCATCCTGATCGGGTTTGATTGGATCTATCTAGTCGCTGAACTAGGCGTGCTCTTTGGCGCGATTGTGTTTCTCATCGGTGCGGCGGTCCATCAAAGCCGTTGGAAAGGGACAGGCACTCGTATTCTTTTTTTCTCGATCGCAGGCTTTGTCATCGGCACGATCGGGCCTGGCATTGTGCTTAGTATCAATGATTATTTTCACTAATACGAAGGAGGCTTTATTTCGATGAAACGATTTAACTATGGCATGCAACAACTCTACATTTTTCTCGTCACCTTCATGCTCATGTCGGTTCCGGCGTACGCTGCAAGTAACCTTACGGTGCCGTCAGGCATGCAAAACATCGTCGGATCGAATGGACAAGCCTCGAACTCGATATTCACAATCGTTTTCAACATTATCAACGACATCGTTGGAGCCGCTAGTGTGGTCGGAGGCGCTTGGGTCCTGTTTGAGCTGTACCGTGGGGTGATTGGATTTATGCGCGGGGGCATCAATGCGCAAAAACGGGAGGAAGCGAAAGGCCACTTGCTACATGTCGCCATTGGAGCGGTACTCATCGGTGGTGCGCAACTCCTAATCGGCGCTCTCTATTCCTTCGGTAGCGGACTCAAATAGGTAGACTACACATGCTGAATTAGAAAACACAACTTATAGAAAGCCCTGCTCACGGATTCGTGTGAGTAGGGAAAGGAGGCTATCGTATGCTTGATGTTCAATCACCTGTACCCTTGACCGAAGGCGAAACCATCGCCTTTGGCGTCAACACAAAACAGATCCTACACTTTGTCATCGGCTTAGGGTTTTCAGCGCCGATCGTGATTCCTATGACACTGTTATCCGGATGGCTCCACATGAACCCGTTTCTACCGATCATCACAGGAGCTATCCTTGGGCTTGCTTTTGCGGCGATTCGCTGGCGTGATTGGTCTCTCGCCGAACTGATTCTGCTTTCGATCCGTTTCATGCTTCGGCCAAAATTGCTGATGTATGATCGCGAATACAGAGTACGCATCCATGCACAGAAAGGGGAATGACGATGAATCGTTTGGTTATCATGGGCGGTGGCATCATCCTGGCCTTTGTTGCCCTGGTCCTCTGGGATCTACAAAAGTCTAGACATCAAGGAACGTCCTCACAGAATGCATCGAAGAAGAAGTATCATCCTCTTCAAACCTTTCTTCCGATCGATGGGTTTGATGATGAAAGCGATGCGATACGCTATCGAACGAAGCTCAAACGCATTCTGCGTGTCGACAATCTCAACCTGAACTCCATGAGCGCACAAGAAATCGAGATTCAGCGCAACCGATTCCGTGACATGATGGTGCGACTGTCCCATCCTTTTCAGATCTCTATGCAGGCACGGCGTGCCAATTATACGGACTACATGAATTACGTGCATGATCGTATTCAACCTACCTTGCAAGAGGAACGCGACAAAGGAAACACAGCCTTTGTGGCGTACGGTGAACAGTTTATGCGGTATCTTGGCGAAGAAGTCAAAAAACCAAGGAGCGACCGGGAGAACGCCTTTGTGGTCAGTGTCCCATCTAAAGTAGGAGAAA
Proteins encoded in this region:
- a CDS encoding pilin codes for the protein MKRFNYGMQQLYIFLVTFMLMSVPAYAASNLTVPSGMQNIVGSNGQASNSIFTIVFNIINDIVGAASVVGGAWVLFELYRGVIGFMRGGINAQKREEAKGHLLHVAIGAVLIGGAQLLIGALYSFGSGLK